The Chitinophagaceae bacterium genome window below encodes:
- a CDS encoding amidohydrolase family protein, with protein MAGLLTPETKLDAIKNVGILNNRIAQISSEPLQGKQVIDVSGLVVAPGFIDMHIHGRSNVEQEYQLHDGVTTALELEWGIEHLGKWYESRKGKALINYGASVNWPFERFKAFGKYQNAVDSLLQFTLKGEANIGAMTNIILRAANEAVSPEVMNQTLANIRASLAEGGIGIGAPIGYLPKTNPNEMFQVYKLAGELQALVFSHVRQPDIISIQEAIAVAVLTGAPLHIVHINSMSLGNIGLSLEMVNAVRKNGFDISTELYPYTAGSTSLQSAMFDEGWQQRLGISYGDLQWVATGERLTKEKFDAYRKTGGVVILHVMKPEWIKTGIAAPGVTIGSDGMTYAKLAHPRTAGTFSRVLGKYVREEKVIDLMTALEKMTLLPAKRLEGIAPMMRFKGRIQVGADADITIFNPNTVIDKATFEKGLEFSAGIEYVLVNGSFVLKNGKTVNNVFPGQAVYGKFKK; from the coding sequence GTGGCCGGGTTATTGACCCCCGAAACAAAATTAGATGCCATTAAAAATGTAGGTATCCTCAACAACCGCATTGCACAGATCAGCAGTGAACCATTGCAGGGAAAACAAGTAATTGATGTAAGCGGATTAGTTGTAGCGCCCGGCTTTATTGATATGCATATACACGGCCGCAGTAATGTGGAACAGGAATACCAATTGCATGACGGTGTAACAACAGCTTTAGAATTGGAATGGGGCATTGAACATTTGGGTAAATGGTATGAATCCAGAAAAGGTAAAGCACTTATTAACTACGGCGCAAGTGTAAACTGGCCTTTTGAACGGTTTAAAGCATTCGGTAAATACCAAAACGCTGTAGATAGTTTATTGCAATTTACGCTGAAGGGAGAAGCAAATATTGGTGCAATGACCAACATTATTTTAAGGGCCGCAAATGAAGCTGTTTCACCTGAGGTAATGAATCAAACTTTGGCAAACATCAGGGCTTCGCTGGCGGAAGGTGGTATTGGAATTGGGGCACCCATTGGTTATTTGCCCAAAACAAATCCCAATGAAATGTTCCAGGTGTATAAACTGGCTGGTGAGTTGCAAGCCCTCGTGTTTTCGCATGTGAGACAACCGGATATTATTTCAATACAGGAAGCAATAGCCGTTGCAGTACTTACAGGAGCACCACTGCACATTGTTCATATCAACAGCATGTCGTTGGGAAATATCGGACTGTCGTTGGAGATGGTAAATGCTGTACGCAAAAATGGTTTTGATATCAGCACCGAATTGTATCCTTACACTGCCGGATCTACTTCGCTGCAAAGTGCCATGTTTGATGAAGGTTGGCAGCAACGACTGGGAATAAGCTACGGCGATCTGCAATGGGTGGCAACAGGCGAACGTCTTACGAAAGAAAAATTTGATGCTTATCGTAAAACAGGTGGAGTTGTGATTCTTCATGTAATGAAACCCGAATGGATTAAAACGGGCATTGCAGCTCCTGGTGTTACGATTGGTTCTGATGGAATGACTTATGCGAAACTTGCACATCCACGCACTGCCGGCACTTTTTCAAGAGTATTGGGTAAATATGTAAGAGAAGAAAAAGTGATTGATTTAATGACTGCTCTTGAAAAAATGACGCTGCTTCCTGCAAAACGTTTGGAAGGCATTGCCCCCATGATGCGCTTTAAAGGAAGGATACAGGTTGGTGCAGATGCTGACATTACCATTTTTAATCCCAACACAGTTATTGATAAAGCAACTTTTGAAAAAGGGTTAGAGTTTTCAGCAGGTATTGAATATGTATTAGTGAAT
- a CDS encoding amino acid permease: MNPISTKENLKREIGVRSLTLAIINITAGSGIFVIPAIIAEDLGAAAVVAYLVCGLLIFLIGLCFAEVGSKTSASGGVYTYIETAFGPYAGFLANNIFWLGGCVVSDAAIANALTDTLKYFFPLFENELFRALFLFLVFGLLTLLNIRSVKNGVRFIEFATLGKLIPMIALVVVGAGFISPKNLEWTIAPGISNIGSASLLLFFAFIGLEGPLSNGGEIKNPKRTVPLGIFLGVSGVLLLYIAIQLVTQGALGANITIHKDAPLAAVANIAFGKWGAIIIIAATALSMLGALGGEILSIPRILFAGARDGLMPKPLAKVHPRFFTPHIAIAFYAALGFLLAVSGGFKQLATIASAAVLIIYLGVVLASIKLRKKDTASTEKTFRIPGGAVVPLLAACGIIWLLSNLTRQELTGIVIFILLFSLAYLMMIQVKKKNNGK, translated from the coding sequence ATGAACCCGATTTCAACAAAAGAAAACCTTAAACGAGAAATCGGAGTACGGTCACTTACACTGGCCATCATCAACATCACTGCAGGTTCAGGCATTTTTGTAATCCCGGCAATCATTGCTGAGGACTTAGGTGCTGCAGCTGTTGTTGCATATTTAGTTTGTGGGTTACTGATATTTTTAATCGGCCTCTGCTTTGCTGAAGTAGGCAGCAAAACAAGCGCAAGTGGCGGAGTTTACACTTATATTGAAACGGCCTTTGGACCTTATGCTGGTTTTTTAGCCAACAATATATTCTGGCTGGGTGGCTGCGTAGTATCAGATGCAGCCATTGCCAATGCATTAACAGATACATTGAAATACTTTTTCCCACTTTTTGAAAATGAATTGTTCCGTGCATTGTTTTTATTTCTTGTTTTTGGATTACTTACACTGCTGAATATCCGGAGTGTAAAAAATGGCGTACGGTTTATTGAATTTGCCACATTGGGAAAACTGATCCCGATGATTGCATTAGTTGTTGTGGGAGCAGGATTCATATCACCCAAAAATTTAGAATGGACAATCGCACCGGGTATCAGCAATATCGGTTCAGCTTCCCTGCTGCTGTTCTTTGCTTTCATTGGGCTTGAAGGTCCCCTCAGTAATGGCGGTGAAATAAAAAATCCAAAACGCACAGTGCCACTTGGAATCTTTTTAGGTGTTTCGGGGGTATTGCTATTGTACATAGCTATTCAATTGGTAACACAGGGTGCTCTCGGTGCAAACATTACAATACATAAAGATGCTCCCTTAGCTGCGGTAGCAAATATTGCTTTCGGCAAATGGGGGGCTATCATTATCATTGCTGCTACTGCCCTTTCCATGCTGGGAGCATTAGGTGGTGAAATACTTTCCATTCCACGTATATTATTTGCAGGTGCAAGAGATGGATTGATGCCGAAGCCACTGGCAAAAGTGCATCCACGTTTTTTTACACCACATATTGCCATTGCTTTTTATGCCGCCTTAGGTTTTCTATTAGCTGTTTCGGGAGGCTTTAAACAATTAGCAACGATTGCCAGTGCAGCTGTATTAATTATTTATCTCGGAGTAGTACTGGCAAGTATAAAACTCAGAAAAAAAGATACGGCATCAACTGAAAAAACATTTCGCATACCGGGAGGAGCTGTTGTTCCGTTGCTGGCTGCCTGCGGCATTATATGGTTACTGTCAAACTTAACCAGGCAGGAGCTCACAGGGATTGTCATTTTTATTTTACTGTTTTCACTTGCGTATTTAATGATGATACAGGTGAAGAAAAAAAACAATGGAAAATAA
- a CDS encoding serine hydrolase, with product MRRILLLFFISLYAISIHAQQLYFPDAEWQIKKPEDLKMNKVLLDSAVSLALKSENKVERDLRIANMKSYSREPGYKIVGPMKERGGPAGLVIKNGYIVAQWGDVNRVDMTFSVTKSYLSTVAGLAVDQGLIKNVNDKVNQYVWGNLFEGPHNAKVTWDHLLTQSSDWSGSLFGLDDWADRPPREGTIDDWKNRKLLEPGTNYEYNDVRVNLLAYLLLQVWRKPLPVVLKEKIMDPIGASTKWRWFGYENSFVTVDGLSMQSVSGGGHHGGGIFINTIDHARVGLLFLRNGKWKNQQLLSEKWVTTVQQPSTANKNYGYLWWLNTEQGWKGISPKVYYAAGFGGNYIIVDKEHDLVVVVRWMDDSKIADVLRLIIQSAELK from the coding sequence ATGAGAAGAATACTATTGTTGTTTTTTATAAGCCTCTATGCAATTAGCATTCATGCGCAGCAATTGTATTTCCCCGATGCTGAATGGCAGATCAAAAAACCGGAAGATCTGAAGATGAATAAAGTGTTGCTCGACAGTGCCGTATCGCTTGCATTGAAAAGTGAAAACAAGGTTGAACGGGATTTACGAATTGCCAATATGAAATCCTACTCACGGGAGCCAGGTTATAAAATTGTGGGTCCAATGAAAGAAAGAGGCGGGCCTGCCGGGCTTGTAATTAAGAATGGATATATCGTTGCACAATGGGGTGATGTAAACCGGGTTGATATGACCTTCAGCGTTACTAAAAGCTATCTCTCCACTGTTGCAGGTTTAGCAGTCGACCAGGGTTTGATTAAAAATGTAAATGATAAAGTAAATCAATATGTGTGGGGCAATCTTTTTGAAGGGCCTCACAATGCAAAAGTTACCTGGGATCATTTGCTTACACAATCAAGTGACTGGAGTGGCAGCCTGTTTGGCTTAGATGATTGGGCCGATCGTCCACCAAGAGAAGGAACAATTGACGATTGGAAAAACCGCAAGCTGCTGGAACCGGGAACAAATTATGAATACAACGATGTTCGGGTAAATCTGCTTGCTTATTTATTGTTACAGGTTTGGCGCAAACCTTTACCTGTTGTGCTGAAAGAAAAGATCATGGATCCCATTGGCGCTTCCACAAAATGGCGTTGGTTTGGTTATGAAAATTCATTTGTGACCGTGGATGGACTGAGTATGCAATCGGTTAGCGGTGGCGGTCATCATGGTGGTGGTATTTTCATTAATACAATTGATCATGCAAGAGTTGGGTTGCTGTTTTTAAGAAATGGCAAATGGAAAAATCAACAGTTGCTTTCTGAAAAATGGGTAACGACTGTTCAACAACCATCAACAGCCAATAAAAATTACGGCTACCTGTGGTGGTTAAATACAGAACAGGGATGGAAAGGCATTTCTCCAAAAGTTTATTATGCGGCAGGTTTTGGTGGCAACTATATTATTGTTGATAAAGAACATGACCTTGTAGTCGTTGTCCGGTGGATGGATGACAGTAAAATAGCAGATGTACTGAGGTTGATCATACAATCAGCTGAGTTGAAATAA
- a CDS encoding DUF1624 domain-containing protein, whose protein sequence is MQLQPSLTASSKRIESIDLLRGLVMIIMALDHTRDFFHKEAFTGDPLDLATTTPFLYFTRWITHFCAPIFVFLSGLSAWLQSQRKTKKELSRFLITRGLWLILIEITLITFGITGDIHFELIVLQTIWSIGISMVILGLVIWLPFSVILTLGLLIVLGHNTIDFAEAASQGKVPVWWNFLHLPTVVPLWGNHMLGIFYPFLSWVGLMMLGYCCGKIFTSAEPQRRNKILLGIGTGALFLFVVLRFIDQYGDPGHWVKQKNAVYTFLDFMDVQKYPPSLLYTCATIGVALIFLALVKNSSSRLAKIITIYGRVPFFYYILHFYLLNLLHVIVFLARGHSFAEGMKGFPQLPIKFTIPGEGFSLWMVYVIWLAVVIVLYPLCKWYDTYKTNHKEKKWLSYL, encoded by the coding sequence ATGCAACTGCAACCATCATTAACTGCCAGCTCAAAACGAATCGAATCCATTGATTTACTCCGTGGATTAGTGATGATCATTATGGCACTGGATCATACCCGTGATTTTTTTCATAAAGAAGCGTTCACCGGTGATCCGCTTGATCTTGCCACTACTACCCCTTTTCTGTATTTTACAAGATGGATCACCCATTTCTGTGCGCCCATTTTTGTTTTTCTTTCAGGACTTTCTGCCTGGTTGCAGAGCCAGCGGAAAACAAAAAAAGAACTCAGCCGCTTTTTAATTACCCGTGGGCTGTGGCTGATACTGATAGAAATAACACTGATCACTTTCGGTATTACCGGTGATATTCATTTTGAATTGATTGTGCTGCAAACCATCTGGTCCATCGGCATCAGTATGGTTATTCTGGGCCTGGTGATCTGGCTTCCCTTTTCCGTTATTCTTACACTGGGCTTATTGATAGTGTTAGGGCACAATACAATTGATTTTGCTGAAGCGGCCAGTCAGGGCAAAGTACCTGTATGGTGGAATTTTTTACACTTACCCACTGTTGTTCCTTTATGGGGTAATCATATGCTGGGTATCTTTTATCCTTTTCTTTCATGGGTGGGATTAATGATGCTGGGTTATTGCTGCGGTAAAATATTTACATCTGCTGAACCGCAACGCAGAAATAAAATTTTACTCGGCATTGGTACAGGTGCATTATTCTTATTTGTTGTTCTTCGCTTTATTGATCAATATGGCGATCCCGGTCATTGGGTAAAACAAAAAAATGCGGTGTATACCTTTCTTGATTTTATGGATGTACAGAAATATCCTCCTTCTCTTTTGTATACATGTGCCACCATTGGTGTTGCACTTATTTTTCTTGCCCTTGTAAAAAACAGCAGCAGCAGGCTGGCAAAAATAATTACGATCTATGGCCGGGTTCCTTTCTTTTATTACATCCTGCATTTTTATTTACTCAATCTTCTGCATGTAATTGTTTTTCTAGCCAGGGGGCATTCGTTTGCTGAAGGAATGAAAGGTTTCCCTCAGTTACCAATCAAGTTTACCATACCCGGTGAAGGATTTAGTTTATGGATGGTGTATGTTATATGGCTGGCAGTTGTTATTGTACTGTACCCATTATGTAAATGGTACGATACTTATAAAACAAATCATAAAGAAAAAAAGTGGCTGAGTTATTTATAA